A single genomic interval of Dyella sp. GSA-30 harbors:
- a CDS encoding NADH:flavin oxidoreductase/NADH oxidase, translating to MNLYAPFAQRSLNLRNRLVISPMCQYSAVDGVPNEWHLVHLGSRAVGGAAVIVTEATAVSPEGRISPGDVGLWNQVQLDAWKPIVRFIAAQEAIPGVQLAHAGRKASAQRPWDGGGALRADQDPWTTVAPSAVPFDQGWHVPQALDDVGIAKVIADFRAAAVRSLEAGFQLIELHAAHGYLLHQFLSPLSNHRDDGYGGSFENRTRLVREVIAAVREVWPEHLPLWLRISATDWAEGGWDIDQSVRLAAMVRELGVDLIDVSSGGLIPHVKIPLEPGYQVPFAARIRREAKIATGAVGLITEANQAAGIVDDDAADLVLIARESLRDPYFPRRAAKTLGADIAAPAQYLRAW from the coding sequence ATGAACCTCTACGCACCTTTTGCACAACGCAGTCTCAACCTGCGCAATCGGCTGGTGATTTCACCGATGTGCCAGTACTCCGCCGTCGATGGCGTGCCCAATGAATGGCATCTGGTCCATCTGGGCAGTCGCGCCGTCGGCGGTGCGGCGGTGATCGTGACCGAGGCGACGGCGGTGTCGCCGGAAGGACGTATTTCGCCCGGAGACGTCGGTCTGTGGAATCAGGTGCAACTGGATGCGTGGAAGCCGATCGTGCGTTTCATCGCGGCGCAAGAGGCGATCCCTGGCGTGCAGTTGGCGCATGCCGGCCGCAAGGCCAGCGCGCAGCGCCCCTGGGATGGCGGTGGCGCGTTGCGCGCCGATCAGGATCCATGGACCACGGTAGCGCCGTCGGCCGTTCCGTTCGACCAGGGTTGGCACGTGCCGCAGGCGCTCGACGATGTGGGTATCGCCAAGGTGATCGCGGATTTCCGCGCGGCGGCGGTGCGCTCGCTGGAGGCCGGCTTCCAACTGATCGAGCTTCATGCCGCGCACGGTTATCTGCTGCATCAGTTCCTCTCGCCGCTGAGCAATCATCGCGACGACGGCTACGGCGGCAGCTTCGAAAACCGTACCCGTCTGGTGCGCGAAGTGATCGCCGCAGTGCGTGAAGTGTGGCCTGAGCATCTGCCGTTATGGCTGCGCATTTCCGCTACCGATTGGGCCGAGGGTGGCTGGGATATCGATCAGAGCGTGCGACTGGCCGCGATGGTGCGTGAACTCGGCGTCGATCTGATCGATGTCTCCAGCGGCGGCCTGATACCGCATGTCAAAATTCCCCTCGAGCCCGGTTATCAGGTGCCCTTCGCTGCACGTATCCGCCGCGAGGCAAAGATCGCCACTGGCGCGGTTGGCCTGATTACCGAAGCCAACCAGGCCGCCGGTATCGTCGACGACGACGCGGCCGATCTGGTGCTGATTGCACGTGAAAGCCTGCGCGATCCGTACTTCCCGCGTCGCGCGGCGAAAACACTGGGTGCGGATATCGCCGCGCCGGCGCAATATCTTAGAGCCTGGTAA
- a CDS encoding pirin family protein, with product MEQQPILIDGRQHDLGDGFVVRRLLPVLQARHVGPFVFYDHMGPAQFAPGRGMDVRPHPHIGLATVTWLFDGAIRHRDSLGSVADIRPGEVNWMTSGHGIVHSERTPPEERRDGQTVHGIQVWVALPQSDAEVDPEFHHHDASQLPRIERDGASLVLIAGTAYGQQSPVKVFAPMFFVQAHLKAGSELEWPSEHVERGLHVIDGEVQWGSLTVASQRIAVQSGEKAAPLRATQDSRVMLFGGAPLDGERHLWWNFVASSRERIEEAKQAWAEQRFPRIPGDDQEFIPLPER from the coding sequence ATGGAGCAACAGCCGATCTTGATCGATGGTCGCCAGCACGATCTGGGCGATGGGTTTGTAGTGCGGCGGCTGTTGCCCGTATTGCAGGCGCGGCACGTCGGGCCATTCGTGTTCTACGACCATATGGGGCCGGCCCAGTTTGCGCCGGGTCGCGGCATGGACGTACGGCCGCATCCGCATATCGGGCTGGCCACCGTCACGTGGTTGTTCGATGGCGCCATCCGGCATCGCGACAGCCTCGGCAGCGTCGCCGATATTCGGCCCGGCGAAGTGAACTGGATGACTTCCGGCCATGGGATCGTCCATTCCGAGCGCACGCCGCCGGAAGAGCGTCGCGACGGACAGACGGTACACGGCATCCAGGTCTGGGTGGCCTTGCCACAGAGCGATGCCGAGGTGGATCCGGAGTTCCATCATCACGATGCCAGCCAGCTGCCGCGGATCGAGCGCGATGGCGCGTCGCTGGTCCTGATCGCCGGTACCGCCTATGGGCAGCAGTCGCCGGTGAAAGTGTTCGCGCCGATGTTCTTTGTCCAGGCGCATCTGAAGGCGGGCAGTGAACTGGAGTGGCCGAGTGAGCATGTCGAGCGCGGTTTGCATGTGATCGACGGCGAAGTGCAATGGGGTAGCCTGACGGTGGCCTCCCAGCGGATAGCGGTGCAGTCGGGCGAGAAGGCTGCGCCGCTGCGCGCCACCCAGGACAGCCGCGTCATGTTGTTTGGCGGTGCGCCGCTCGATGGCGAGCGCCACCTGTGGTGGAACTTCGTTGCCAGCAGCCGCGAGCGTATTGAAGAGGCCAAACAGGCCTGGGCCGAGCAGCGCTTTCCGCGTATTCCTGGCGACGATCAGGAGTTCATTCCGCTGCCGGAGCGCTGA
- a CDS encoding DUF962 domain-containing protein, producing MSGFASFRQFYPYYLGEHSNVQCRRLHFVGSTLVLLILLAAVFSGALVWLWLLPVVGYGFAWVGHFFFEKNRPATFRHPLYSLMGDWVMFWDVLRGRVKL from the coding sequence ATGTCCGGCTTTGCCAGCTTTCGCCAGTTCTACCCCTATTACCTGGGCGAGCACAGCAATGTGCAGTGCCGCCGCCTGCATTTTGTCGGCAGCACACTGGTGCTGCTGATCCTGCTTGCTGCGGTTTTCAGCGGGGCGTTGGTGTGGCTATGGCTGTTGCCGGTGGTGGGCTACGGCTTTGCCTGGGTCGGGCATTTCTTCTTCGAGAAGAATCGGCCGGCGACGTTTCGCCATCCGCTTTACAGCCTGATGGGCGACTGGGTGATGTTCTGGGATGTATTGCGCGGGCGCGTCAAGCTCTGA
- a CDS encoding cytochrome c: MRAALLIVLGLVIGVIGTVFSMNALRDRNPMPHSVMVVMSHHFGELGNAVKAKQCDAAKTHAQLGSLLTISQDIGPAFPGVDQPFLDAADKLHAAVQAAAVAAPADCPALAAALKPIGEACHSCHQQYR, encoded by the coding sequence ATGCGTGCCGCTTTATTGATTGTGCTGGGCCTGGTGATCGGCGTCATCGGTACCGTTTTCTCGATGAATGCGCTGCGCGATCGCAACCCGATGCCGCATTCGGTGATGGTGGTGATGTCCCATCACTTCGGCGAACTGGGTAACGCGGTCAAGGCCAAGCAGTGCGACGCCGCCAAGACGCATGCCCAACTCGGCAGCCTGCTGACGATTTCGCAAGACATCGGGCCGGCTTTCCCTGGCGTAGACCAACCGTTCCTGGATGCTGCCGACAAGCTGCATGCGGCCGTTCAGGCCGCTGCGGTGGCCGCGCCGGCCGACTGCCCTGCCCTGGCCGCCGCACTCAAGCCGATCGGCGAGGCCTGCCATTCCTGTCATCAGCAGTACCGCTAA
- a CDS encoding tRNA threonylcarbamoyladenosine dehydratase, giving the protein MSTQAQQNQAQHAERFAGVERLYGVGSLEKFARSHVAVIGVGGVGSWAAEALARTGVGRLTLIDADEVCVSNTNRQLHALDGEYGKPKVGVVAARAHAINPGIHLEAIERFLTPATMDELLDRDYDVVLDACDAFRVKLEAIAWCRRRKLPMVTVGSAGGRTDPTQIRVRDLSRTEHDAMFSLIRKKLRQDFNFPRNPDRYFGVSAVYSLQNVQYPQPDGTVCGTRPPGGDALNLACGGGLGAATHVTGAFAFAAVGKVVERILEKK; this is encoded by the coding sequence ATGAGCACCCAGGCGCAACAGAATCAGGCACAGCATGCCGAACGCTTTGCCGGTGTGGAAAGGCTCTATGGTGTCGGCAGCCTGGAGAAATTTGCGCGCAGTCATGTCGCTGTCATTGGCGTCGGCGGCGTGGGCTCGTGGGCGGCCGAGGCACTGGCCCGAACCGGCGTGGGTCGATTGACGCTGATCGACGCGGACGAAGTGTGCGTGTCCAATACAAATCGTCAGCTGCATGCGCTCGATGGCGAATACGGCAAGCCGAAGGTCGGCGTGGTCGCCGCGCGTGCGCACGCGATCAATCCGGGTATCCACCTGGAAGCGATCGAACGGTTTCTTACGCCGGCGACCATGGATGAATTGCTCGATCGCGACTACGACGTGGTGCTCGACGCCTGCGACGCGTTTCGCGTCAAGCTCGAAGCGATCGCCTGGTGCCGGCGTCGCAAGCTGCCGATGGTGACGGTGGGCTCGGCCGGTGGCCGCACCGACCCGACCCAGATCCGCGTGCGCGATCTGTCGCGCACCGAACACGATGCGATGTTCAGCCTGATCCGGAAAAAGCTGCGCCAGGATTTCAATTTTCCGCGCAACCCTGATCGTTACTTCGGCGTATCGGCCGTGTACTCGCTGCAGAACGTGCAGTATCCACAGCCCGATGGCACCGTTTGCGGCACACGCCCGCCAGGCGGCGATGCATTGAACCTGGCCTGCGGCGGCGGCCTCGGCGCGGCGACCCATGTGACCGGGGCGTTTGCGTTTGCGGCGGTGGGGAAAGTTGTCGAAAGAATTCTTGAGAAGAAGTGA
- the phbB gene encoding acetoacetyl-CoA reductase yields MTQRTALVTGGTGGIGSAIIRYLARQGHRVATNYRDQAKAEAWRDAMNREGIEVLLVPGDVGEPAACETMVEAINSKLGPVEILVNNAGITRDTTFHKMTYEQWTEVVNTNLNACFNVTRPVIENMRNKRWGRIVQISSINGQKGQYGQANYAAAKAGMHGFTISLAQENARFGVTVNTVSPGYVGTDMVMAVPEEVREKIIAQIPVGRLGKPEEIAHAVAFFTGEEASWITGANLAINGGHYMGW; encoded by the coding sequence ATGACGCAACGCACGGCATTGGTCACTGGCGGTACTGGCGGCATCGGCAGCGCGATCATTCGTTATCTGGCTCGCCAAGGCCATCGGGTCGCCACCAACTATCGCGATCAGGCCAAGGCCGAAGCATGGCGCGATGCGATGAACCGCGAAGGCATCGAGGTCTTGCTGGTTCCCGGTGACGTGGGTGAGCCCGCCGCCTGCGAAACGATGGTCGAGGCGATCAACAGCAAGCTGGGCCCGGTGGAGATCCTGGTCAACAACGCCGGTATCACGCGCGACACCACATTCCACAAGATGACCTACGAGCAGTGGACCGAGGTGGTCAACACCAACCTCAATGCCTGCTTCAACGTCACGCGCCCGGTGATCGAAAACATGCGCAACAAGCGCTGGGGCCGCATCGTGCAGATCAGCTCGATCAACGGCCAGAAAGGCCAGTACGGTCAGGCCAACTACGCGGCGGCGAAGGCCGGCATGCACGGCTTCACCATTTCGCTTGCGCAAGAGAACGCACGCTTCGGCGTCACCGTGAACACGGTGTCACCGGGTTACGTGGGTACGGATATGGTGATGGCGGTGCCCGAAGAAGTCCGCGAGAAAATCATCGCGCAGATTCCGGTGGGACGCCTGGGCAAGCCCGAGGAAATCGCGCATGCCGTGGCGTTTTTCACCGGTGAAGAAGCCAGCTGGATCACCGGGGCGAATCTGGCGATCAATGGCGGTCACTACATGGGTTGGTAA
- the gluQRS gene encoding tRNA glutamyl-Q(34) synthetase GluQRS has translation MSYRGRFAPSPTGRLHFGSLVAAVGSWLCARHAGGQWLLRVEDIDPPREVPGSAQSILAALPAFGLLADRPAMYQSERSAAYDVAFERLRAADLVFPCWCSRSDLAASGGMHRDGYCVAASDPLRPPAWRIRVPDIEIVFTDGLQGEQRQHLREAAGDFVIKRVEGFYAYQLACVVDDADQGITEVVRGHDLLDSTARQIWLQRCLGLTTPAYLHLPLALDDEGRKLSKSDGALPVDPMNPLPALRRALAFLDVDTSNISHDVDTLLQDALRHFDPSALPHCSERHA, from the coding sequence ATGAGTTACCGCGGACGCTTTGCCCCCTCTCCGACCGGCCGGCTGCATTTCGGTTCCCTGGTGGCCGCGGTGGGCAGCTGGCTTTGCGCGCGGCATGCCGGCGGGCAATGGCTCTTGCGGGTGGAAGACATCGACCCGCCGCGCGAAGTGCCCGGATCGGCGCAAAGCATCCTGGCCGCGCTACCCGCCTTCGGATTGCTGGCCGATCGACCCGCCATGTACCAATCCGAACGCAGTGCAGCGTACGACGTCGCTTTTGAGCGTCTTCGTGCCGCCGATCTGGTGTTCCCCTGCTGGTGCAGCCGTAGCGATCTGGCGGCTAGCGGCGGCATGCACCGCGACGGATATTGCGTCGCAGCATCGGACCCTTTGCGACCGCCGGCGTGGCGGATACGCGTCCCGGATATCGAGATCGTCTTTACCGATGGCCTGCAGGGCGAGCAACGCCAGCACCTGCGAGAGGCCGCCGGCGACTTCGTCATCAAGCGTGTGGAAGGTTTCTACGCCTATCAACTGGCTTGTGTGGTCGACGATGCAGATCAAGGCATTACCGAAGTGGTACGCGGCCATGACCTGCTTGATTCGACCGCCAGACAGATCTGGCTGCAACGCTGCCTGGGCCTGACGACACCGGCTTATCTGCATTTGCCGTTGGCGCTGGATGATGAAGGCCGCAAGCTGTCCAAATCCGATGGCGCCCTGCCTGTCGATCCCATGAATCCACTGCCCGCGCTGCGTCGCGCACTGGCTTTTCTCGATGTCGACACGTCGAACATCAGCCATGACGTAGACACATTGCTGCAAGATGCGCTGCGCCATTTCGACCCTAGCGCCTTACCGCACTGCAGCGAACGTCACGCGTAA
- the htpX gene encoding protease HtpX, translated as MRRIALFLLTNIAVLFLLSIVCHLFGIDQWAASRGYGGMTGLLIYAAVFGMGGAFISLAMSKWMAKMSTGARVIEQPQNEGERWLVETVRRHAQAAGIGMPEVAIYDAPDMNAFATGMSKNSSLVAVSTGLLQQMDREQVSAVLGHEIGHIANGDMVTLTLIQGVVNTLVIVAARVVGRMVDSWLSGGRDNRDGGGIGYFVTVMVLQLVFGLFASMIVMAFSRWREFRADAAGASLAGRASMISALQRLQAGHGETTLPQTIAAFGISGHLAGGFKRLFMSHPPLEERIAALQKQV; from the coding sequence ATGCGACGCATCGCATTATTCCTGCTTACCAATATCGCCGTTCTTTTCCTGCTGAGCATCGTCTGCCATCTGTTTGGCATCGATCAGTGGGCTGCCTCCCGTGGTTACGGTGGCATGACCGGGCTACTGATCTATGCCGCCGTCTTCGGCATGGGGGGCGCTTTCATTTCGCTGGCCATGTCCAAATGGATGGCCAAGATGTCCACCGGCGCCCGGGTGATCGAGCAGCCGCAGAACGAAGGCGAGCGCTGGCTGGTCGAGACCGTGCGCCGCCACGCCCAGGCTGCCGGTATCGGCATGCCGGAGGTGGCGATCTACGACGCCCCGGACATGAACGCCTTCGCCACCGGCATGAGCAAGAACAGCTCGCTGGTGGCAGTCAGCACCGGCCTGTTGCAACAGATGGACCGCGAGCAGGTGTCGGCCGTGCTCGGCCACGAGATCGGCCACATCGCCAACGGCGACATGGTCACGCTCACCCTGATCCAGGGCGTGGTCAATACCCTGGTGATCGTGGCGGCGCGCGTGGTCGGTCGAATGGTCGACAGCTGGCTGTCGGGTGGCCGCGACAATCGCGATGGCGGCGGCATCGGTTATTTCGTGACGGTGATGGTGCTGCAGCTGGTTTTCGGCCTGTTCGCCTCGATGATCGTGATGGCGTTCTCGCGCTGGCGCGAATTCCGCGCCGACGCAGCCGGCGCCAGTCTGGCCGGGCGCGCGTCGATGATCTCCGCGCTGCAGCGCCTGCAGGCGGGTCACGGTGAGACCACGCTGCCGCAGACGATTGCCGCGTTCGGTATTTCCGGTCATCTGGCCGGGGGCTTCAAGCGCCTGTTCATGAGCCACCCGCCGCTTGAAGAGCGCATCGCGGCGCTGCAAAAGCAGGTCTGA